A stretch of the Flavobacterium aquiphilum genome encodes the following:
- a CDS encoding lipopolysaccharide biosynthesis protein — protein MTTNRTRNSIRNSVTALFGQAVTIILNFIVRTIFIKTLGIAYLGINGLFTNILSVLSFAEVGFGTAIIYAMYAPLACRDEVKVSKLMNYYAKVYEIIGAFIFILGLVLIPFLSFFINDLSQLPQELPPLWIVYLLYLFNTSLSYFFNYKRSLLIASQNGHLDSLNQLYINIVKGVLQIVTLLVFHSFLIFLIIQILCTFLGNYLISRKADKLFPYLAVHKEKKIDKKDKDDLRKNVFAMAFSKLGSVVITGVDDLLISKFVGIIAMGIYSNYLLLTNTIRIVFIQMLLPITASVGNYVAEKTEDESHSFFKKLFFINAYFAICCFIALSTLVNPFIYLVWGKEYVFSALITFLITFNFYLDRMRTTSQIFIDAKGLFRPIKWKSLFEAVINLSFSFYFILVSKWGIESVIVATMISNISTNIWWEPYVVFKYGFKRNVSTYYLAIIKYTAALAIAYLITRYVQSFFSVRFGGFVAKGAVSVIIPNIILFVLFKNTVEFKYFKNLIQNIMNKKLW, from the coding sequence ATGACTACCAATAGAACCCGCAATTCCATAAGGAATTCTGTCACGGCCTTATTTGGACAGGCGGTAACGATTATATTAAATTTTATTGTACGAACCATTTTTATAAAAACATTAGGGATAGCCTATCTTGGGATCAATGGATTGTTTACCAATATACTTTCGGTACTGTCTTTTGCAGAAGTTGGATTTGGAACGGCTATTATTTATGCTATGTACGCTCCATTGGCGTGTAGAGACGAAGTAAAGGTTTCGAAATTAATGAATTATTATGCTAAGGTTTATGAAATAATTGGCGCCTTTATTTTTATTTTAGGATTAGTATTGATTCCCTTTTTAAGTTTTTTTATTAATGATTTGTCACAATTGCCGCAAGAGTTGCCGCCTTTATGGATTGTATATCTACTTTATTTATTTAATACCTCCCTCAGTTATTTTTTTAACTATAAGAGATCTTTACTAATTGCAAGTCAAAATGGACACCTTGATTCTTTGAATCAACTTTACATCAATATTGTAAAGGGGGTTTTACAAATAGTTACCTTGTTGGTTTTTCATAGCTTCTTGATTTTTTTGATTATTCAAATTCTGTGTACTTTTTTAGGTAATTATTTGATTTCAAGGAAGGCAGATAAGCTGTTCCCATATTTAGCAGTACATAAAGAAAAAAAAATTGATAAAAAAGATAAGGACGATTTAAGAAAAAACGTTTTTGCTATGGCATTTAGTAAATTAGGATCTGTGGTAATTACAGGAGTTGATGATTTACTTATTTCAAAGTTTGTTGGAATTATTGCGATGGGAATTTATTCTAATTATTTATTGTTGACCAATACCATCAGAATTGTTTTTATTCAGATGCTCTTACCTATTACTGCAAGTGTTGGCAACTATGTTGCTGAGAAAACAGAAGACGAATCTCATAGTTTTTTTAAAAAATTATTTTTTATCAATGCTTATTTTGCCATTTGCTGTTTTATTGCCTTAAGTACTTTGGTGAATCCTTTTATCTATTTGGTATGGGGTAAAGAGTATGTTTTTTCAGCTTTAATTACATTTTTAATCACGTTCAATTTCTATTTAGATAGAATGCGAACAACTTCCCAAATTTTCATAGATGCCAAAGGTCTTTTTAGACCTATTAAATGGAAGTCTTTGTTTGAAGCAGTTATTAACTTGTCTTTTTCTTTCTATTTTATTTTAGTCTCAAAATGGGGAATTGAATCAGTGATTGTAGCAACAATGATCAGTAATATATCGACAAATATTTGGTGGGAGCCTTATGTGGTTTTTAAATATGGTTTTAAACGGAATGTGTCAACATATTATTTAGCAATTATAAAATACACTGCTGCTTTGGCCATAGCCTATTTGATTACCAGATATGTGCAGTCTTTTTTTTCAGTTCGCTTTGGAGGCTTTGTTGCTAAAGGAGCAGTCTCTGTTATCATTCCTAATATCATACTGTTTGTACTCTTTAAGAATACCGTTGAGTTTAAGTATTTTAAAAATTTGATACAAAATATAATGAATAAAAAATTATGGTAA